The DNA segment GTTGGTACAGGAAGTACGGTTAATTTTCTCATTGATTTGCTCCCTCAGCTTAAACTAGCTGGCGCTGTTGCGAGCTCTAAAGCCACAGAAGATCGCTTAAAGGCTGTTGGTATTGAGGTTGTTGAGTTAAATCAAGTGGGTAGTTTGGATGTTTATATCGATGGTGCTGACGAAATTGATCGTCATTTGCATATGATTAAAGGTGGCGGCGGCGCACTAACACGTGAAAAAATTGTCGCATCAGTCGCTAAACGATTCATCTGTATTGCGGATGAATCTAAATGGGTCGAACAATTGGGTCGAGCTTTTCCCTTACCTATAGAAGTGATCCCGATGGCGCGTTCGGCGGTAGGTCGTAAGCTTGTCACCTTGGGTGGATCCCCTGCTTATCGTCAAGGCTTCGTGACCGATAACGGCAATTTGATTTTGGATGTTCATAATTTGAATATCTTAAATGCGATTGCTTTAGAGAGTGAGCTGAATGATATTGCTGGCGTGGTATGCAATGGGCTGTTCGCGAAGCAAGGCGCAGATTTGGCATTACTCGCAGGACCCAATGGGGTGCGCGAAGTCTCTCGTTAAGTGGTAGGTTAAAACATTGGTTTTTTGGGGTCGCAAAGCGGCAGATGATGAGACTGATTTACCTGAGATTGAGTGGCGGGTAAACTCAAGGGCTAAACGTTTACGCTTAACCCTCAAATCTGGTCGAGTATGGGTCACGATACCACCGCGTACATCAGACACAACTGTCAGAAAATTTTTGAAAGAAACCCAGCTTTGGCTTAAAGAGAATTGGGCAAAGCAACTGCAAATCAAAAGACAACATGAGCAGCATTTGGCTGATCATCCTCAAGATGTCAGTCAATCGATTACCAATAATACGGAGCTTAGTCTTCCTGCGCTTAATCAAACTTGGCGTTTGGAAATTTCAGATGCACATAAAAGAGTAACAGTACGCGGCGAAACGATTTTTATCCCAGAAGTCAATGCGTCAGCTTCTTTAAAGCAATGGGTAAAGCACCAAGCACAGTCTTATCTCCCTCTTCGTTTGGCAGAGCTTGCTACAATTCACCATTTTCAATATACGGGCTGCACGATACGTCATGCTCGTACGCGTTGGGGAAGTTGTACACGTCAAGGTAAGATCAACTTGAATGCGTCATTGATCCTACTTGCTCCGGAGCTTCTGGATTATGTGTTACTGCATGAACTTTGCCACACCCGACAATTTAATCATTCACCGTTATTTTGGGCTGAGATGATGGCAGTTTGCCCAACTTTTGCGAACGATCGGCAATTGTTGAAGAAAACGGTGCTACCGCAGTGGTGGAGTGCCTGATCTCTCAGTTTATTTAAAATAGGTATTCCTGATCGAAGTTTAAGTCATGAAGAAGCATATTGTTTTGCACATCTCATATCCATTTATATCTTCAACCCCTCACGAATGACTAAATTGATCATTCTTCCCTATAAAAACAACAGATGTGCTATATCGCTTATTCAATGATTTTGTTATAAAGCCATGTGCATTTTAGTAAGGGCAGGATTGTCCTGCATTATGGCAATGATAGACTCGATGATGTTCATGCAATTTTAGGATAGCGTGGTAAATTGGGTTTATTAAATACTATTTAACGACATATAAAACGAGGAATGGACATGGCAACTTTTTTGACAAATGAATGGTTTGACAAAGTTGATCAACTGACTCAGGCAGCTGGCGATCTTAACCTCCCACCTGCACTTGCCAATTTGGCATTGAATATGAACGTCAGCGGTGGTGCTGATGGTGATGTTGATCTGGCACTTGATGGTGGAAAAATTGTCAAAGGTCTGTCCCCAAATGCAAAAGCAACATTGCAATTAGATGCAGCAACTTTGCGTAAAGTATTTTTGGAGTTTGATATGGCTGCAGCAATGCAAGCGTTCATGTCAGGTAAAATCAAAGTACAAGGCGACATGACTCAATTGATGGCGTTGCAAACTGCTCGTCCAAGCCAAGAACAAAAAGACTTGTTCAAAAGCGTATTGGCAGAAACTGAATAATTGAGAGGAAGATTCTCTAGCAAATGCTGATGGGATACTCTCTAAAAATAAACCCGCTTCTTCAAGCGGGTTTATTTTTTCTCAAAGATGCTTTATTTACATTCTTTCTATTGGGGCATAGACTGCAGCTTGCAGCCAGATGTTACCGCGGATAAATTCACCCGCTTGAATGTTTGCAGGTGCCTCACCACGCGGGAAATAAGCAATTTGAATGATCAAAGGTTTCGCATCAGGCTCGCGTAGAATAACGACATCAAGTAGCTGTCCAGCTTCTGACATGAAGTTCAGGGGTTGTACACCTAACACTTCTCCTTGGAACCATGCTTCATCTTCCTGACCGAAATTCTCACCGAATAAATAAGCCACCATATTGGATAAATCTAAGGTGACTGGTGCTTCATCATCGGGTGTTTTGGCTTGCCATGCGGCTAGTTTTTCTTGGAGATCATCAGGCGCAACACCGTTGTTATTCGCGAGAATTTCATTGAGTGCGCGGTGGTGACGTATCGCAGCTGGATCGTCGACAACGATGGTCTCCCCACTACCAACGCGTTCAATCTCATAAGCAAAAGCCCCTAGATACGCGTGATAAATGACTTTGCTCTGGTAGCGATGTTGATTGACTGCATAGAGTGCATCGAATGCATAGAGTGTGGCACCATCAGACGTTTCTAAGGTCAATACAGCCTCAAGAGAATGCTCACAATGTAGTACGCGACTTACGCGGACTTCGGTATACCACTTACTGTCCAAGAAAGGATAGGCGCTGCGAACTGCGGTAGGACGACCATCCTTGACATCTAATATCTGTGCGACTTGAATTGTGCCTTCTGGACCTGTAATCAGCCAGTGTGCGGCTTGATCATCTGTATTGGGATCAACATCAAAAGCTAAACCTCGAGGCATCACCGCATCATCAATGGAGTGTTCCAACCATTTAGGCACGACGACGTTTATGTTATCGGTCAGGATTTCCCAGTGTGCACCATGATCGCCTAATGTTGCACAATCGACTTTTAAAAGTTCTGGCGGGGAGTTATGTGATCTAGATTGCTTTGATTCCGATTGTGCTAAGTGATTTATAGTTTGATTCAGCTGTTCGGTCATTCTTAGCTCCAAGCGGGGTTATGTAGTGCAATGTATCAAGGCCTATGTACTGATGATCAGGTCAATAACGGTTTAAACAATCTTATCCATCAGACTGACAAAAATAGACAAAATCACCTAAGCTACTATAGTCATAATCAGTATTCATTTAATATCAATGATTCTTGCAATAGATATATGCAAAGTCATCACACATTGTTAATAGGGATAGTCCAGATGGATTTCAACGATACATTACAACAGAAAGTTGCGCTGGTCACGGGTGGTGCATCAGGTTTAGGTCTAGCAACTGTAAAGCAACTGGCTGCTAAGGGCGCCAAAGTGGCTATTTTTGACCTCAACCGTGATCAAGCCGATCAGGTTGCGTCTGAATTGGGGACAAATGTCCGTGCTTATACTGTGAATGTCAGTGATGAAGTCTCTGTTAAAACTGCAATTGATCAAGTTGTAGAGGATTTTGGTGGCCTGCACATTGCGGTGAATTGCGCTGGAATCGGATCGGCGAGTCGCACAGTGGGAAAAAATGGACCGCATTCATTAGAGCTTTTTAGCAAAGTAATTACCATCAATTTGATTGGTACCTTTAATGTAACTCGTCTTGCAGCTGAAGCCATGCAGCATAATACGCCAGACAGTACAGATGAGAATACGGACTATGAGCGCGGTGTGATTATTAACACAGCCTCAGTTGCAGCATTTGATGGTCAGATTGGGCAGGTTGCCTATGCCGCTTCTAAAGGAGGAGTAGTCGGGATGACTCTGCCTCTCGCTCGGGATCTTGCCGTGATCGGAATTCGCGTAAATACCATTGCACCGGGTATTTTTAATACCCCTTTGATGAATGCATCGCCTGATAGTGTGAAATTACCGTTGATAGAAATGACTCAATTTCCAAAGCGTTTAGGTTATCCAGAAGAGTATGCGAAGCTTGCTTTGCATATCATTGAAAATCGTTTTATGAATGGTGAGACGATTCGTTTAGACGGTGCCATCAGGATGCAACCACGCTAATGAGCCATACACCAGTTAATCCATCCCCTCAACCTTCAGTTGAATCGTCGAGTATTTCGCCGACGATGACATTATGGATTGATGCGGATGCGTGCCCCCGAATCCTACGCGAAGTGATTTTTCGTGCAGCGGATCGCCACCGATTACCGACGATTTTTGTAGCGAATCAACCTGTAGGTATTACACCTTCGACATTGATCAGATCAATTCAGGTTTCTGGCGGTGCAGATATGGCGGATCAAGAAATCGTATCGCGTATGAAAGCCGGTGATTTAGTGATGACTCAGGATATTCCTTTAGCAGCACAAGTGATTGAGAAGGGGGGTACAGCTTTACATCCTAGGGGGGAGGTGTTCACCACAGAGAATGTTCGTGCTCGACTGCATTTACGTGATTTTATGGATAGTCTTCGTGGTGCTGGGGTTCAGACTGGTGGGCCGCCCCCACTCAATGATCGTGACAAAAAACAGTTTGCTGATGGCTTAGAAAAAACCATTGTTCGTTTAAAGCGTATCGCACAGCAGCAATTGCTTGCGGAACAAGCAAAGCTTGCAAATAGTGACTCAAAGGATTAAACACGGAAAATACATATCCATTATGACAAACGATAGCTTGGCAGCAGAACCTGATTTGAATGATTCAATCTACGATTTGGTCGTTATTGGAGGTGGTATTAATGGCGTGGGAATAGCACGCGATGCAGCAGGTCGTGGTTTACGTGTATTGTTGGTTGAAAAAGGGGATTTTGCTGGAGCGACATCGAGTGCATCCAGTAAGCTTATTCATGGTGGTTTACGTTACCTTGAATATTATGAGTTCCGTTTAGTTCGCGAAGCCTTGGCTGAACGTGAGCGACTCCTTGCCATTGCCCCTCATATCGCATGGCCGATGAGTTTTGTTATGCCGCATATCGCAGGTTTACGTCCGCGTTGGATGATCCGTACAGGGCTTTTTTTGTATGATCGATTGGGTGGTCGCATTTCCTTGGCAAAATCTAAAGCGGTCACCTTGACGAATACCCTTTTGGGAAAGCCGCTTAAAGCCTTATTCAGTCAAGGGTTCACATATTCAGATGCATGGGTTGATGACGCGCGACTTGTTGTATTAAACGCGCTATCTGCGCAGCAGCATGGTGCGCAATTGTTGCCGCGAGTGAGTTTTGAGCAAGCCAAGCGGGTAGGTCATTTTTGGCATATCGAGGTTAAGCCGACAGAAATTCATCCATCACCAGAACAGATACCCACCCATATCCGAGCTCGAATGCTGGTCAACGCCAGTGGTCCGTGGGTAGAAAGCGTGAGAGCTCGTATTGAGCTGAATGATTCTATTCTTGATGAAGGGATTCTTGAATCGAACATCAAGACTCAAAAGCAGGCGGGGCTTGGCCAATTACGATTAGTACAAGGTTCGCATATGGTTGTTGCACAATGTTATGAAGGAAATCATGCTTATATCCTTCAGCATACTGATCGACGAGTTATTTTTATGCTGCCCTATGAGCATGATTATACCTTGATCGGAACGACTGATTTACCGCTTACTGATCCAAATCAACAGCCAACAATGACGGATGCTGAAGTTGAATATCTGTGTGATGCAGTTAATCAATATCTAGAGCACCCTGTCAAACCACAAGATGTCATCTGGCGCTATAGTGGCGTGCGTCCACTCATGGATCAAGGGGATACGGATAATCCATCCGCAGTTTCTCGTGATTATGAACTTAAAATCGAGGCATTAAATGAGGTAGTGCCGTTACTGACGGTGTTAGGCGGGAAACTGACAACCTATCGTAAACTCGCAGAACATGCGCTGGATGACTTATCTGACTTCTGTATAGATTTGCCTAAAGGTTGGACAGATCAGGAAGTCTTACCTGGTGGGGATATTCCTGATGGTTGGCATGGTTTTGAGGCTTGGCAGACTCAATTTATCGCGCAGTATCCAGATCTCGATTCGGAGTGGCTTGCCAGTATAACTCGGCGGTATGGTACGTTGATACCTCAAGTTCTCAGTAGCCTTAAATCACAGTCAGCGCCCTTTGGTGTAAGTGATTTAGGCTTGCACTTTGGTGGTGGCTTATATGAATGTGAAGTTCGTTATTTAAGACAAAACGAATGGGCTTGGCAAGCAGAAGATATTCTTTGGCGTAGAACGAAATGCGGTTTACACATGACCGTTGATGAGCGCATTTCCTTTGAAAAATGGTTTAAGCAACACAATCTTTAAAGCGTGGATGATTTAGAAGTCATTTGTTTCTGCAACAGTAGCATTTTGATAACGCTCATATGATATCGCGGGAATTAATATCACATCATCACGAAAATGCACCTTGCCAAATCCCCAGTGAATCCCCATAAATGTTATAATAGAAAGCATTGATGGATACTGCTGAGATTAGGTGATTGATAATCTAGCGTGTAGAGATCACCAAATACGTTTCAATTCAGTTTGCACAGTGCAAACTAAATATTGCGAGGAATCAAAATGTCAGATGTAGAAAGCGAAACTGCTATTTTAGATGCTCTAGAGACGATTACGGTAGACACGACCCCTAATATGGTCATCACCCCATCGGCGCAGGAATATCTAAAAGATCTACTCGCCAAACAAAATACGCCTGGCATTGGTGTACGTATTTTTGTTGAAAATGCAGGTACACCACGTGCGGAATGCTGCATGGCATACAGCACACCAGGTGAGGAAGATTTTAATGATGCCAAGATTGATTATGCCGATTTTTCTGCATATCTTGATAACCCAAGCATCCCGTATCTTAAGGATGCAGTGATTGATTACAACAAAGATCGTTTTGGTGGTCAGCTCACATTTAAAGCACCGAATTCAAAGATTCCTCGTATCGGTGCAGATGCATCTATTGAAGAGCGTATTGGTTATGTTTTGCAAGCCGAAATTAATCCGGGCTTAGCGGCACATGGCGGGAATGTTTCATTGGTTGAATTGTTTGATGATCCTGCCGATGGGCTAACGGCTGTACTGCAATTTGGCGGTGGATGCCAAGGGTGTTCTGCTGTAGATATGACCTTAAAGCAAGGTGTTGAGACATCCCTGAAAGAACATATACCAGAGCTTGGCAGAGTTATTGATAAAACGGATCATACCAAACGTGAAGGTGCATATTTTAAATAATGCCCTGATTGCCATCGGGATGGCTGCTTTATCAATGTCGCTTAAGAACAGACCAACTGTAGTGATTTCGCAGTTGGTTTTTTTTATGGGAAAATGATTTGAATCTTCCATGTATGTGGCATCAAAAATATTCCTTTTTAGAAATATTTGGTATAAATATTGCTGATAAATTTATAGTGTTTATACGTTGTTGCGCTTGACCCGTCATTACAATCGACGGTATAAATATAAAAGGTTGGCGTTGTTTGGTGAGAAGAAGTTACCAAACTACTGAAATGCAAAGAACTAGATATTGTTATCCTTCCGAGATTGGATTGCAGCCAGCTTTATACAAGATATAAGACCTACATGCCTAGATAGCGATGAGTTGTTTTCATTCAATTGCAATGAATATGTCACATTAATATCATGCAAGTATGGTTTTATGGGACCGTACCTTTTTGGTGCTTGGCAATGACAACACAGTTAACGTGTTGTGTCGTATATGCTGTAAGTGGTGGTTAAACCCCTTCGTAAGATCTATACGACAAAAAATAATGAATCGGTTGATATTTTGACACCTGATTAAATGTTTGATTTTGATTGGTTATATTGATAACTAAATGGTGGTAAATACCCCTCGTGGCACTGGTCAGGAGGATCTCGATACAGAATATCGAGACCTATCATCATTAAGTTCATCTCAAGAGCTTCGATTCATTCATTTTAGTGATCAACGTACGACCGTCACTTTAAAATAGAAATAGTGAGGAATATGGACTATGTTAAAAATGAATATCAATGCCGCATTCGAATATGAAGTTGAAGAGCTAGATTTGGAGTTTGAAAATGGCGGTTATGACGTGGCTGATGATGCCGTAGAGCTGTAATCAACGTATAGACGCTTTTGTAAGGTTGCAACAAAAGCGTCAATCTTCAAGATCATGTTTATTTAAAGTATTTTTATTTTTTGGATAATTTCTTTTATTAAAGAAACATGAATACAACATATAAGTTCATCTAATTGTATAGATAAAGTACTCCTTTGTAGGGTCTTACTTACACGATAGTATGAGAGCTGTGGTAACATTACTGACTTTGAAATTCTTGACTTTGGTTTGTTTATGTTTAGTTTGCATCCAAAACTCGCACAGGATACATTCCTGATCGGCGACTTTCCGTTATCAACCTGTCGTTTGATGAATGACATGCAGTTCCCTTGGCTGATTCTGGTTCCACGAGTACCTCAGATCACCGAGCTTTACGAATTGTCTCAGCAAGATCAAGCTCAATTTTTGCGCGAATCAAGCTGGCTATCAAGTCAGTTGGCGCGTATTTTTCGTGCAGACAAAATGAATGTTGCTGCCTTGGGTAATCAAGTCTCTCAATTGCATTTCCACCATATAGTTCGTTATCAGAATGACCAAGCTTGGCCAAATCCAGTTTGGGGCAATCGTTCTGTCGATTATACAGTGGAGGCATTGGCAAGAATGCGTCAGACATTGATGCTCGCGTTAAGAGGGCAAAGTGAAATGCCTTTTGATTGGAAGATGG comes from the Aquirhabdus parva genome and includes:
- the rpiA gene encoding ribose-5-phosphate isomerase RpiA is translated as MSDTNQQNLLKQAVAQAALAHLPKGGVIGVGTGSTVNFLIDLLPQLKLAGAVASSKATEDRLKAVGIEVVELNQVGSLDVYIDGADEIDRHLHMIKGGGGALTREKIVASVAKRFICIADESKWVEQLGRAFPLPIEVIPMARSAVGRKLVTLGGSPAYRQGFVTDNGNLILDVHNLNILNAIALESELNDIAGVVCNGLFAKQGADLALLAGPNGVREVSR
- a CDS encoding M48 family metallopeptidase, with amino-acid sequence MVFWGRKAADDETDLPEIEWRVNSRAKRLRLTLKSGRVWVTIPPRTSDTTVRKFLKETQLWLKENWAKQLQIKRQHEQHLADHPQDVSQSITNNTELSLPALNQTWRLEISDAHKRVTVRGETIFIPEVNASASLKQWVKHQAQSYLPLRLAELATIHHFQYTGCTIRHARTRWGSCTRQGKINLNASLILLAPELLDYVLLHELCHTRQFNHSPLFWAEMMAVCPTFANDRQLLKKTVLPQWWSA
- a CDS encoding SCP2 sterol-binding domain-containing protein is translated as MATFLTNEWFDKVDQLTQAAGDLNLPPALANLALNMNVSGGADGDVDLALDGGKIVKGLSPNAKATLQLDAATLRKVFLEFDMAAAMQAFMSGKIKVQGDMTQLMALQTARPSQEQKDLFKSVLAETE
- a CDS encoding 3-hydroxyacyl-CoA dehydrogenase, whose amino-acid sequence is MDFNDTLQQKVALVTGGASGLGLATVKQLAAKGAKVAIFDLNRDQADQVASELGTNVRAYTVNVSDEVSVKTAIDQVVEDFGGLHIAVNCAGIGSASRTVGKNGPHSLELFSKVITINLIGTFNVTRLAAEAMQHNTPDSTDENTDYERGVIINTASVAAFDGQIGQVAYAASKGGVVGMTLPLARDLAVIGIRVNTIAPGIFNTPLMNASPDSVKLPLIEMTQFPKRLGYPEEYAKLALHIIENRFMNGETIRLDGAIRMQPR
- a CDS encoding YaiI/YqxD family protein, producing the protein MTLWIDADACPRILREVIFRAADRHRLPTIFVANQPVGITPSTLIRSIQVSGGADMADQEIVSRMKAGDLVMTQDIPLAAQVIEKGGTALHPRGEVFTTENVRARLHLRDFMDSLRGAGVQTGGPPPLNDRDKKQFADGLEKTIVRLKRIAQQQLLAEQAKLANSDSKD
- the glpD gene encoding glycerol-3-phosphate dehydrogenase, with protein sequence MTNDSLAAEPDLNDSIYDLVVIGGGINGVGIARDAAGRGLRVLLVEKGDFAGATSSASSKLIHGGLRYLEYYEFRLVREALAERERLLAIAPHIAWPMSFVMPHIAGLRPRWMIRTGLFLYDRLGGRISLAKSKAVTLTNTLLGKPLKALFSQGFTYSDAWVDDARLVVLNALSAQQHGAQLLPRVSFEQAKRVGHFWHIEVKPTEIHPSPEQIPTHIRARMLVNASGPWVESVRARIELNDSILDEGILESNIKTQKQAGLGQLRLVQGSHMVVAQCYEGNHAYILQHTDRRVIFMLPYEHDYTLIGTTDLPLTDPNQQPTMTDAEVEYLCDAVNQYLEHPVKPQDVIWRYSGVRPLMDQGDTDNPSAVSRDYELKIEALNEVVPLLTVLGGKLTTYRKLAEHALDDLSDFCIDLPKGWTDQEVLPGGDIPDGWHGFEAWQTQFIAQYPDLDSEWLASITRRYGTLIPQVLSSLKSQSAPFGVSDLGLHFGGGLYECEVRYLRQNEWAWQAEDILWRRTKCGLHMTVDERISFEKWFKQHNL
- the nfuA gene encoding Fe-S biogenesis protein NfuA codes for the protein MSDVESETAILDALETITVDTTPNMVITPSAQEYLKDLLAKQNTPGIGVRIFVENAGTPRAECCMAYSTPGEEDFNDAKIDYADFSAYLDNPSIPYLKDAVIDYNKDRFGGQLTFKAPNSKIPRIGADASIEERIGYVLQAEINPGLAAHGGNVSLVELFDDPADGLTAVLQFGGGCQGCSAVDMTLKQGVETSLKEHIPELGRVIDKTDHTKREGAYFK
- a CDS encoding HIT domain-containing protein; translated protein: MFSLHPKLAQDTFLIGDFPLSTCRLMNDMQFPWLILVPRVPQITELYELSQQDQAQFLRESSWLSSQLARIFRADKMNVAALGNQVSQLHFHHIVRYQNDQAWPNPVWGNRSVDYTVEALARMRQTLMLALRGQSEMPFDWKMD